TGACGGAAAAAGAGAGTTACAAATGGATTGAGGCGTTAACTCAAACCCAAGCGCGCACCCCAGATGGGGTGGANNNNNNNNNNNNNNNNNNNNNNNNNNNNNNNNNNNNNNNNNNNNNNNNNNNNNNNGAAATGTTGATGATGAAGCGGGGCAACTCCGGGCTGTGGTGCAAAGTCAACCCGCTGCCGGTCAACTACTTGTCAAAGTGCCCGCTCGGGGGAATCAACCCGTCCGACAAGCCACGGTCAGTATTCATTTTACAACAACGACATGACTTCCCCCCTATCGACAACCGGCGTTACCTCCGCAAAACTTACCCCCGGTTGGCGTGAGTGTCGTCTGGGTGACGGAAGTCAATCCACCGGTGAAGGCAACCCCGCTGCAATGGTTGTTAATTACTAATATCAAAGCCAATGATTTTACCGATGCCATACAACGGATACGCTGGTACAGTCTGAGGTGGCAAATTGAAGTCTATTTCAAAGTCCTCAAATCCGGCGTCAAAATCGAACACTGCCGTCTGCAAACCCAAGACCGGCTCCTACGATATATCGCCCTAATGAGTGTCATTGCATGGCGGCTTTATTGGTTGACAATGTACAATCGCCATGCACCCGACGCTGAATGCACCTCTGTGTTGACTGATGATGAATGGAAAGCACTTTA
Above is a window of Candidatus Poribacteria bacterium DNA encoding:
- a CDS encoding transposase encodes the protein MTEVNPPVKATPLQWLLITNIKANDFTDAIQRIRWYSLRWQIEVYFKVLKSGVKIEHCRLQTQDRLLRYIALMSVIAWRLYWLTMYNRHAPDAECTSVLTDDEWKAL